A genome region from Arachis duranensis cultivar V14167 chromosome 8, aradu.V14167.gnm2.J7QH, whole genome shotgun sequence includes the following:
- the LOC107460547 gene encoding uncharacterized protein LOC107460547, which produces MGFGRRWRGWVMECISTCSMSMLINGSPSKLFKMERGLRQRDPLSPFLFVLVVDILHRMIGEAVRNWCISPLMVGRDQIELSHLQFADDTVLFCPPEEDTIKNYRRLLRCFQLMSGLSINFDKSSLIPINCDEQWVQRMCGVLGCKQANLPVKYLGIWLGANPRLVKTWKPLIDKVEEKLSLWKAKILNKTGKLVLIKSVLNSLPVYYMSLYKMPKAVAEKLISLQRRFLWSKKDEKSGMALIKWEVVQAPKKLGGLGVGDAMIRNSALLFKWWWRINDRGLWVLGWARLDMEFSVEERTVPIGIGSSKSASPHYEAGQT; this is translated from the exons ATGGGCTTTGGTCGAAGATGGAGGGGCTGGGTGATGGAGTGTATTAGCACGTGCTCTATGTCAATGCTGATAAATGGCTCACCGTCCAAACTGTTCAAGATGGAAAGGGGTTTGAGACAAAGGGATCCTCTGTCACCATTTCTCTTTGTACTTGTTGTTGATATCCTACATAGGATGATTGGAGAAGCTGTGAGGAACTGGTGCATATCTCCGTTGATGGTTGGGAGAGATCAGATTGAGTTGTCGCATCTACAGTTCGCAGATGATACTGTGTTATTCTGCCCACCAGAGGAAGACACAATTAAGAACTACAGGAGACTGCTCAGATGCTTTCAGTTGATGTCAGGCTTAAGCATTAACTTTGATAAATCTAGCCTGATCCCTATTAACTGTGATGAGCAGTGGGTACAACGCATGTGTGGTGTGCTGGGTTGTAAGCAAGCCAACTTGCCTGTTAAATACCTCGGTATCTGGCTAGGAGCAAACCCAAGGTTGGTGAAGACGTGGAAGCCATTGATTGACAAGGTGGAGGAGAAGCTCAGTCTCTGGAAGGCCAAAATCCTCAATAAGACCGGTAAGCTGGTACTTATCAAATCTGTATTAAATAGCCTACCGGTTTATTATATGAGCCTCTATAAGATGCCAAAGGCTGTTGCAGAGAAACTGATTTCCTTGCAGAGAAGATTTCTATGGAGTAAAAAGGACGAAAAGAGTGGTATGGCGTTGATTAAGTGGGAAGTGGTTCAGGCCCCTAAGAAGTTAGGTGGGTTGGGGGTTGGGGATGCTATGATAAGGAATTCAGCTCTTTTATTTAAATGGTGGTGGAG GATCAATGATAGGGGACTGTGGGTTCTGGGATGGGCTAGATTGGATATGGAATTTTCAGTGGAGGAGAGAACTGTTCCAATAGGAATTGGATCTAGTAAATCAGCTTCACCACACTATGAGGCTGGTCAAACTTGA
- the LOC107460548 gene encoding uncharacterized protein LOC107460548, giving the protein MRKGIAFEWTPTCEEAFRHFKEILATPPVLGKPKDGEPLYLYLAITGEALAAVLVREEGRAQQPVYFVSRALQGTELRYSKLEKLALALLTSSRRLKQYFQGHQIVVRTDQGIRQVLQKPGLAGRMMTWSIELSQYDIRYEPRQAIKVQAMADFLVEVTGDPTEETGTRWKLHVDGASNQTSGGAEILLESPAEVVYEQSIKFEFPVSNNQAEYEALIGGLALATEVGATRLEICSDSQVVTSQVNGSYQARDSLLQKYLEKVKELSQKFEEVTINHVPRERNTRADLLSKLASTKPGEGNRSLIQGMVREPAVTLHLSKLSPSWLDPITSFLENGKLPNDEKDAKKLRREAAKYAII; this is encoded by the coding sequence ATGAGGAAAGGGATAGCGTTTGAATGGACGCCCACATGCGAGGAAGCTTTTAGACACTTCAAGGAAATTCTGGCGACACCCCCTGTTCTCGGAAAGCCAAAGGACGGGGAGCCGTTATACCTATACCTCGCCATAACAGGAGAAGCCCTGGCTGCGGTTTTGGTACGAGAAGAAGGAAGGGCTCAGCAGCCAGTCTATTTTGTGAGCAGAGCCCTACAGGGGACAGAACTAAGGTACAGCAAGCTGGAAAAGCTAGCTCTGGCACTCTTGACCTCTTCACGGAGGTTAAAACAATACTTCCAAGGTCACCAGATTGTCGTAAGGACGGACCAAGGAATCCGACAAGTACTCCAAAAACCCGGTTTGGCGGGAAGGATGATGACTTGGTCTATTGAACTTTCCCAATATGACATACGGTACGAACCCCGGCAAGCAATCAAGGTGCAAGCGATGGCTGACTTCCTAGTAGAAGTGACGGGAGATCCAACCGAAGAGACGGGcacacggtggaagctccacGTGGACGGGGCCTCCAACCAGACGTCCGGGGGCGCCGAGATCCTCTTGGAAAGTCCAGCCGAGGTCGTATACGAACAGTCGATCAAGTTCGAATTTCCCGTCTCgaacaaccaagcagaatacgaagccCTCATAGGGGGCTTAGCCCTAGCAACGGAGGTTGGAGCGACAAGGTTGGAAATATGcagcgattcacaagtagtcacctccCAAGTAAACGGGAGCTACCAAGCTAGAGACTCACTATTACAAAAATACTTGGAGAAAGTCAAGGAATTGAGCCAGAAGTTTGAGGAGGTCACGATCAACCACGTTCCAAGGGAAAGGAACACACGGGCAGATCTCCTATCAAAATTGGCTAGCACCAAACCGGGAGAAGGCAACCGATCTCTCATCCAAGGCATGGTGAGGGAGCCGGCGGTCACTCTGCACCTGTCAAAGCTAAGCCCCTCATGGTTGGACCCCATCACCAGCTTCTTAGAAAACGGCAAACTCCCCAACGACGAAAAAGATGCCAAGAAGCTGAGAAGGGAAGCGGCCAAGTACGCGATCATCTAG